In Thalassotalea sp. Sam97, a single window of DNA contains:
- a CDS encoding alpha/beta hydrolase encodes MINIFKYLILCLLALVVGVAVWMSIPYPHQHAAAEQALQSTTGITVNREGYLSFAPQLRTHVGLIIYPGGKTSADTFAPLAHNFAIHGLFVAVVPMPLNTAFLGINKANDVIEQHPEIDTWFIAGHSLGGVAAAEYAKSANDKLAGLMFWASYPGSDISHLTLPVLSIVADKDLQSTPVKIASHQEKMPERTEFSYIEGGNHWHFAHFADTLNEQHDLISRTEQQNLVLRHTLDFVSKVAD; translated from the coding sequence ATGATTAATATCTTTAAATATTTGATACTGTGTCTACTCGCACTCGTTGTCGGTGTCGCTGTATGGATGAGTATTCCGTACCCACATCAACATGCGGCAGCCGAGCAGGCATTACAGTCGACGACCGGCATTACAGTTAATCGCGAGGGTTATCTGTCATTTGCCCCTCAACTACGCACCCATGTTGGCTTAATTATTTACCCCGGCGGAAAAACCAGTGCCGATACATTTGCCCCCCTCGCCCATAACTTCGCGATACATGGCCTGTTCGTTGCAGTTGTACCAATGCCGCTTAATACCGCCTTTTTAGGGATAAATAAAGCCAATGACGTTATTGAGCAACACCCTGAAATCGATACGTGGTTTATCGCCGGCCACTCATTAGGTGGCGTAGCGGCAGCCGAGTATGCCAAATCCGCCAATGACAAACTTGCGGGATTGATGTTTTGGGCATCCTACCCAGGCAGTGACATCAGTCACTTGACACTCCCCGTACTCAGTATTGTTGCCGACAAAGATTTGCAATCGACACCGGTTAAAATTGCCTCACACCAAGAAAAAATGCCTGAACGCACCGAGTTTAGTTACATCGAAGGGGGAAACCATTGGCACTTTGCCCATTTTGCTGACACTTTAAACGAACAACACGATCTGATCAGCCGTACAGAGCAACAAAACCTTGTGCTAAGACACACGCTGGATTTTGTCTCTAAGGTTGCTGATTAA